From the genome of Flavobacteriales bacterium, one region includes:
- a CDS encoding GIY-YIG nuclease family protein → MKFGKTIKIFLIDGEPNGRMSCELSNWSGKAYKIPRIKIKDCSDRDDLTSTGVYLLFGKDDAGKDQVYIGEAESILKRLNQQLTQKDFWNEAIVFISKDENLNKAHIKYLENRLHDIAKSANRYTVDNSIIPTQSSISESDRAEMEEFIEYIKMLVNTLGHKVFDEKREFKPKQKQESFFIKAARGADGQGEPTSDGFVVFKNSKAASTIVNSMTPNFITYRQKLIDEGVLVDKGEYFEFSDDYIFSSPSTAAVMVMGRNANGLTEWKNKDGKTLKEFETNEKTTKA, encoded by the coding sequence ATGAAATTCGGAAAGACTATTAAAATATTCCTCATTGACGGAGAACCCAATGGGAGAATGAGTTGTGAACTTTCCAATTGGTCTGGAAAAGCTTATAAAATTCCTCGAATTAAAATCAAGGACTGCTCAGACCGTGACGACTTAACAAGCACAGGTGTTTACTTACTTTTTGGAAAAGATGATGCCGGAAAAGACCAAGTGTATATTGGTGAAGCTGAATCCATTTTAAAACGACTAAACCAACAGTTGACTCAAAAGGATTTCTGGAACGAAGCAATTGTTTTTATTAGCAAAGACGAGAACTTAAACAAAGCTCACATAAAATATTTAGAAAATCGGCTTCACGACATTGCAAAATCGGCCAATCGCTACACAGTTGACAATTCTATTATTCCGACTCAATCCTCAATCTCTGAATCTGACAGAGCCGAAATGGAAGAATTTATTGAATACATAAAAATGCTTGTAAATACGCTTGGTCATAAAGTATTTGACGAAAAAAGAGAATTTAAACCTAAACAAAAACAAGAATCCTTTTTCATTAAAGCTGCTCGTGGTGCTGACGGACAAGGTGAACCGACTTCTGACGGTTTTGTAGTATTCAAAAATTCCAAAGCTGCTTCAACAATTGTAAATTCAATGACTCCAAACTTCATCACTTACAGACAAAAACTAATTGACGAAGGAGTGCTAGTAGACAAAGGAGAATACTTTGAATTTTCTGACGACTATATTTTTAGTAGTCCATCTACAGCAGCAGTTATGGTTATGGGACGCAATGCAAACGGACTGACAGAATGGAAAAATAAAGACGGGAAAACGTTGAAGGAATTTGAAACGAATGAAAAAACAACGAAGGCATAA